A portion of the Ricinus communis isolate WT05 ecotype wild-type chromosome 10, ASM1957865v1, whole genome shotgun sequence genome contains these proteins:
- the LOC8285680 gene encoding protein NEOXANTHIN-DEFICIENT 1 isoform X3 — MVKKLYFYTCQQVPFLLFNRMVFQIIIWKLSTRTFSVFSFLFIYFVSTDGQPGCLSAVMMLVIMDERWKEVGLPSHVARFSKRNATIARQRTSKYNHFLDPFGLGTALSRPDDRMDVQVTEINGASTTNICNINLATAVPGIKWMGPAIKMSLPSFSGRTEHNPNLLKYSCNIECRVRAVRPAEISVPFPASKHRTEESLGHHNCKIADSVTGEILDNGQNLSLSVMLSRPILALEFNYLKMQVEAPSPVSHCSKSSCRTSLGVS; from the exons ATGGTCAAAAAGCTCTACTTTTATACTTGTCAGCAAGTTCCCTTTCTGTTATTTAATAGGATGGTCTTTCAAATCATAATTTGGAAGTTATCAACTAGAACCTTTtcagtattttcttttctattcatttattttgtgtCAACAGATGGGCAGCCAGGGTGCTTGTCAGCAGTGATGATGCTTGTGATCATGGACGAAAGGTGGAAG GAAGTAGGGCTTCCAAGTCATGTTGCCAGGTTTTCAAAG AGAAACGCAACAATTGCAAGGCAGAGAACAAGTAAATATAATCACTTCCTCGACCCATTTGGTTTGGGAACTGCACTCTCTAGACCTGATGATCGCATGGATGTTCAAGTCACTGAAATTAACGGTGCTTCTACAACAAACATCTGTAATATCAACCTTGCAACTGCTG TTCCTGGGATTAAGTGGATGGGCCCAGCAATTAAAATGTCACTACCAAGTTTTAG CGGCCGCACAGAGCATAATCCTAACCTTCTGAAGTATTCATGCAATATTGAGTGCAG GGTGCGAGCAGTGAGGCCAGCAGAAATATCAGTGCCATTTCCAGCATCAAAGCATAGAACAGAGGAATCTCTGGGTCACCATAATTGCAAAATTGCAGATTCTGTTACTGGAGAAATCCTGGATAATGGTCAGAACTTGAGCTTATCTGTGATGTTATCAAGACCCATATTGGCTTTGGAGTTCAATTATCTGAAAATGCAGGTTGAAGCCCCAAGTCCAGTTTCCCACTGCTCGAAAAGTTCTTGCAGGACCTCTTTAGGAGTTTCTTGA
- the LOC8285679 gene encoding serine carboxypeptidase-like 45, which yields MEIMAFAVVLLQICFLMGVNSNPSLFDKIVKLPGQPQIGFHQYSGYVTVDEKKQRALFYYFAEAETDPASKPLVLWLNGGPGCSSLGVGAFSENGPFRPSGQVLVKNQYSWNREANMLYLESPIGVGFSYSVDTSFYEAVNDKTTARDNLVFLQKWFVKFPQYRNRSLFITGESYAGHYVPQLAQLMLEFNKKQKLFNLKGVALGNPVLEFATDFNSRAEFFWSHGLISDTTYKLFTSVCNYSRYVSEYYRGSVSPLCSRVMGQVSRETSKFVDKYDVTLDVCISSVLSQSKILSPHQVADNVDVCVEDETVNYLNRLDVQMALHARLVGVHQWTVCSSILDYELLDLEIPTISIVGKLIEAGVPVLVYSGDQDSVIPLTGSRTLVHGLAEELGLKTTVPYRVWFEGQQVGGWTQVYGNILSFATIRGASHEAPFSQPERSLVLFKAFLEGQPLPEAF from the exons ATGGAAATAATGGCATTTGCAGTGGTTTTGCTTCAGATATGTTTTCTCATGGGGGTAAACTCCAATCCTTCTCTCTTTGATAAAATTGTTAAGTTACCGGGTCAGCCTCAAATTGGATTCCATCAGTATTCTGGTTATGTGACCGTTGATGAGAAAAAACAGAGAGCTCTATTTTACTACTTTGCTGAAGCAGAAACAGATCCAGCTTCTAAGCCTCTTGTTCTCTGGCTAAATGGAG GGCCAGGTTGTTCTTCTTTGGGAGTTGGAGCATTTTCTGAAAATGGGCCATTCAGGCCTAGTGGGCAGGTTCTTGTCAAAAACCAGTATAGCTGGAATAGAG AAGCTAATATGTTGTATTTGGAGTCACCAATTGGAGTTGGGTTCTCATATTCTGTTGATACCTCTTTTTATGAGGCTGTTAATGACAAGACCACCG CTAGGGATAATCTGGTGTTCTTGCAAAAATGGTTTGTAAAATTCCCACAGTACAGAAACAGAAGCTTGTTCATCACCGGAGAAAGCTATGCTG GTCACTATGTTCCTCAACTGGCTCAACTCATGCTTGAATTCAACAAGAAGCAGAAATTGTTCAATTTGAAAGGCGTTGCT CTAGGCAATCCAGTTCTGGAGTTTGCGACAGACTTCAATTCAAGGGCTGAGTTCTTCTGGTCTCATGGATTAATATCAGATACGACCTATAAATTGTTCACTTCAGTTTGTAACTACTCAAGATATGTGAGTGAGTATTACAGAGGTTCGGTTTCTCCTTTATGCTCGAGGGTGATGGGTCAAGTGAGTAGGGAAACTAGCAAGTTCGTCGATAAGTACGATGTTACACTTGATGTCTGTATATCATCTGTGCTCTCACAGTCCAAAATTCTTAGTCCCCAT CAAGTTGCTGATAATGTAGATGTATGCGTAGAAGATGAAACAGTTAATTATCTTAACAGGCTAGACGTGCAGATGGCTCTCCATGCACGTCTTGTAGGTGTCCATCAATGGACTGTTTGCAGCAG TATCCTAGATTATGAGCTTCTTGACTTGGAGATACCAACAATTTCTATAGTAGGCAAGCTCATCGAGGCAGGAGTCCCAGTCTTGGTCTACAG TGGAGATCAAGACTCTGTCATCCCATTGACCGGGAGTCGAACGCTAGTGCACGGACTGGCCGAAGAGTTGGGACTGAAAACCACTGTGCCTTATAGAGTTTGGTTTGAGGGGCAGCAG GTTGGTGGATGGACTCAAGTATATGGTAACATCCTATCCTTTGCCACCATAAGAGGAGCATCACATGAAGCTCCATTTTCCCAGCCTGAGAGATCCTTGGTGCTTTTCAAGGCTTTTCTGGAAGGGCAGCCTCTACCGGAAGCATTCTGA
- the LOC8285680 gene encoding protein NEOXANTHIN-DEFICIENT 1 isoform X5, which yields MMLVIMDERWKEVGLPSHVARFSKRNATIARQRTSKYNHFLDPFGLGTALSRPDDRMDVQVTEINGASTTNICNINLATAVPGIKWMGPAIKMSLPSFSGRTEHNPNLLKYSCNIECRVRAVRPAEISVPFPASKHRTEESLGHHNCKIADSVTGEILDNGQNLSLSVMLSRPILALEFNYLKMQVEAPSPVSHCSKSSCRTSLGVS from the exons ATGATGCTTGTGATCATGGACGAAAGGTGGAAG GAAGTAGGGCTTCCAAGTCATGTTGCCAGGTTTTCAAAG AGAAACGCAACAATTGCAAGGCAGAGAACAAGTAAATATAATCACTTCCTCGACCCATTTGGTTTGGGAACTGCACTCTCTAGACCTGATGATCGCATGGATGTTCAAGTCACTGAAATTAACGGTGCTTCTACAACAAACATCTGTAATATCAACCTTGCAACTGCTG TTCCTGGGATTAAGTGGATGGGCCCAGCAATTAAAATGTCACTACCAAGTTTTAG CGGCCGCACAGAGCATAATCCTAACCTTCTGAAGTATTCATGCAATATTGAGTGCAG GGTGCGAGCAGTGAGGCCAGCAGAAATATCAGTGCCATTTCCAGCATCAAAGCATAGAACAGAGGAATCTCTGGGTCACCATAATTGCAAAATTGCAGATTCTGTTACTGGAGAAATCCTGGATAATGGTCAGAACTTGAGCTTATCTGTGATGTTATCAAGACCCATATTGGCTTTGGAGTTCAATTATCTGAAAATGCAGGTTGAAGCCCCAAGTCCAGTTTCCCACTGCTCGAAAAGTTCTTGCAGGACCTCTTTAGGAGTTTCTTGA